ATTTATTCCCCAGCTCTTTAAAGAAAAAGGCGCTTCGCGAATTCATGATGCTTTAATTGTTGGTTCAGGTGCCGTTTTAATCTCCCTTTTAGCACAAGTTAAAATCATGCTCCCCTACACTCCCGTTCCAATCACTGGTCAAACTTTAGGCGTAGGGCTTGTCGCACTTTTATTGGGCTCAAAAAGAGGCACAGCTTCTGTACTCATTTATCTACTGATGGGTACATTTGGTTTACCAGTATTTGCTGGGGGCCGCGCGGGCATGATCTGGGGCTCAACAACGGGTTATCTTTTAGGAATGGTTGGTGCAGCCTATCTTGAAGGTTGGCTCGCTGATCGCGGCTGGTCATCTCGCTTTAGTACCACTTGGCTTTCTGGAATACTCGGCAGTGTTGTGATTTTTGCAAGTGGTTTAGCCATGCTCTCATTTTTCGTACCTACAGAAAGTTTACTAGCAGCAGGATTATTTCCATTTATTGCAGGGGATTTGATTAAAACTTTCTTAGCTGCAGGTATTGTTACGGGCACTCAGAAATTTTACTCTCAAAAATGATCAAAAAAAATCTTCAAGGTAGAAAATGAAAGATATCCCACCAGAAAATCAGCTTAAAGATACGCTTCGCAATCTTCAAGATGCGTTAAATGAATGGGATAAAATACCTGATAACGCCGAATCTGAAATGGATAAGTTTCGTAAAAAAACTCAGGAGCTTGTTAAACGGCTCAACGAGCAGATTAAAGCACTTGGCCTATAAAAAACGTCTAAAAGTTAATCAATTGTACAAACATTAACATCAAATTTCCCTTAAATATTAGTTACATACCGAATCATTAAGGAGTATTATCAATGTAACGCATAGCAATGAACTGGAGTTTATATGAACAAACAAATCTTTATAATACTCGCTGGAATTCTAATAACTGGTACTGCCATGGCAGCACTCATGAACGATAAAATGAAGACCACGGTGATGTGTAAAGATGCTCGTATTGCTATGAATGGTGGCCTTGCAACTGGCATTGAAGTGGGTGGCCTCAAACGTCACACCGCTGTAACCCTCTATACTCAAAAAATCAACGGTAAGACCACCCTTGTTAAACAAGGTAGCTTAAACGTTTCACATTTTATTCCCACTCAAAGTGGCGTTAATCAAGACAAATACACAGGCGAAAATATTGAGCTCACCGTTTCTCGCGTTAAAGATCAACGCTCAGGAAAGTATCCTGCAAGCATAAAAGCAAATCTCGAAGGTCAGAAATTCGCTGCCAACCTTCTTTGTCATTCAACACGATAAAATTATTTGATTTTGGAAAACTTCAATGCAGGATGATTTTTAATAATCCAATCCAATGCCCATTCGTTTTCAAAGAGAAATACTGCGCAGCCATCACGGTCTTCGATACGACGATTATCACTTCTCATGGCAATTTTTTCTATCTCAGCCTCTGGGCCTTCTACCCAACGAAGCAGATTATAACTGAGGCGCTCAATACGAACATCAACACCATACTCAGATAGTAATCGGTACTGAAATATTTCAAATTGCAGCACACCCACCACACCCAAAATAGGAGCTTGATCACCCACATATTTTTGTCTGTAGACTTGAACAACACCCTCTTCACGCAATTGATCAAGACCCTTTTGAAATTGTTTGCGCTTCAACGGATCAACACAAATAACATTTGCAAAAAACTCTGGAGAAAATTGCGGAACACCTTGATACGTAACAAGGGCCCCCACCGAAAGTGTGTCACCAATTCGCAACTCACCACTTGTATCAATTAGACCAACAATATCGCCTGGAAAGGCCTCTTCAATAATCTCACGCTCTTGAGCAAAGAGATGAAAAGGCTTATTAAGTTTAAATTCTTTTTTAAGCCTTGAATGTTTAACACCCATTCCTCGAGTGAATTTTCCAGAACATACCCGCATAAACGCAACACGATCACGATGGAGCGGGTTCATATTGGCTTGAACTTTAAATATAAAACCTGTGAAATTTTCTGAACTGGCTTCAATTTTACCTTTATCACTGAGTCTGGCTGAAGGAGACGGAGCAATTTCAATAAATCGATCTAAAAAATGCTCAACTCCAAAATTATTCATCGCACTCCCGAAAAACACAGGGCTCAATTGACCAGCTAGGACGCGATTAATATCAAAAGGGTCACCGGCAAGTTCTAATAACTCTAAAGCCTCTTGAAACACGGGTTCGTCCATACCTGAAACACGAATTGATTCTAATTTTGTTTTTGCATTGGCTTCGCCGCTTTTTTGAAAAAGTAAAACCTGATTTGACTGACGATCATAAACCCCTCGAAAATCAGCTCCCATACCAATGGGCCAACTCATAGGGCAAGATCTGATACCCAAAACTTTTTCTAACTCATCAAGTAAATCAAGTGGGTCACGACCATTGCGATCAAGTTTATTAATGAATGTGAAAATGGGAAGACCACGCATACGACAGACTTCAAAAAGTTTTCTTGTTTGCGGCTCCACACCTTTAGCGGCATCTATGAGCATGACTGCAGCATCAGCCGCAGTGAGAGTACGATAAGTATCCTCAGAGAAATCTTTATGCCCAGGCGTATCGAGTAAATTTATTCGAAATCCTTTATATTCAAACTGTAGAGCACTCGTACTGATAGAAATTCCACGTTGCTTTTCGATTTCCATCCAATCAGATGTGGTATGTTTTTGATTAGTCTTTGCTCTGACGGCTCCTGCTTGGCGTATAGCACCGCCATAGAGCAAAAGCTTTTCTGTTAAAGTCGTTTTACCAGCATCAGGATGAGAAATAATGGCAAAAGTTCTTCGTCTTGTAATTTCTTTAATTTGATCTGCACTTTGCATAACCCGTGGACTATAGAGGAGTTATGTACCCAAGTAAATGATGAGTTAGCATCTTTATAAGATTACAGAAGAAAAATTCCGGATTTTGATTGTTTATTCATTTGATGGCTGTCGCTTTTCTTTATCATTGAGCTCAATCTCTTTTTGTTTTTTTGCCAGGGCTTCTTCTTCTTTTACCTCTTTAACAGAGCTACGCAATACAAACGATTTTTGCATAGCCTTAAGCACAATCACACTTCATTAAGCGCTTCAACAGCACGATGGGTAGCCTTTGGCATTTCTGGAGCCATGCTTTGTATGGCTGGCATGAGTTGATTTAAAGTTTGCATAACAGTACTTGTTGTACGCACAATTTCAGAAATATTTTTAGCCATATCAGGGGATGATTTTAAAATCTTATTCATCTCTAGTGTAGTTTGGGCCAAGTTTTCAACTGCCATTTGAAGGTTCTTATTATGCGTCATTTGTTGACTCATGCTAGAAAATTGAAGTGATGCATTATTTAAATTATCTAATAATGGCGCCATGCGATCAAACATTTTAACGAGCGATTCAGTGCGCTTAGGGTCTATAAAAGCTTCGGCAAGAGATTTAAGACTAACAGCTACTTCGCTAAATGTTTTCATATAAGGCGCTAATGCGCGACCATCGAGAGATTCAAGAATATCAAAACTTAATTCTGAACGAATTTGTCCGCCAGGAGCTAAAGATTTCGCCGAAGAAGTTCCTACAATGAGATCAAGGGCTTTATCGCCGATAATAAATGGTCTAACAACGCGAATGAGAGAATCTTCTTTAATGCGCTCTTGGATTTTTTTTAGAACACTGATGGTAGCAATAATTTGTCCATCATTTTGAATCTCTACAGATTCGACATGTCCTATTTTAAGATCCGTCATTTCAACTTTTGTACCCGGAAATACTCCCTGTGCTCGCTCAAAACTCACTGTGTATTTAACATGAGAAGCAAACCAACCTTGTTTGTAAACCACAACACACAAAGTGACAGCGATTCCAAATAAAACTGTTGCCATAAAACCACCAGCAATTTTTTCAGCTCGGGTGAATTTAACTTTCAAGTCACTCACGCGACCTCCTGTTGGTGATATTCTTCAGAAACAATATTCCCATTTTTTAAATATATTTTTTTATAATCGAGGCCATTGAATAATTCAGGCCCATCTGATGAAATAAGCATACATGTACTTTTCTGTTTTTCGATAATCCAGTTTCGTAATACATTTAGAATTGGAAGCCCAATAGCACTTGCAGGGTCATCAAGTAAAATCACACTGGGCTGTGCAATGAATGTTCGCGCCAGACATGTCCATTTTCTAACACGGCCCGGAACCTTAATTGGATATTGATTGAGATAGTTTTGGAGTTGAAAAAGTTCAATCATGAATTTCATAGTTTGCTGGGTATCATCGTTTGTTGTTCGATGATATTGATGGTACAGCTGAAGATTTTCTTTAATTGTGAGTGAATTAATTAGTCCGCCAAACGCAAATCCATAACCAATACTTTTGCGAAAGGGCAAAAATTCTTCATAAGTCATTTCATAAATACTTTTGCCATTGATAAGACAACGCCCCATTGTTGGCTTAACGAGTCCTGCCGCAATTTTTAAAATAAGTCCACGGCCAACATCACCTTGGATCCAGACGATATCTCCTGTACTGATACTCAGATTAATCCCATTTAAAATTGATCCAAAGTCTGTTTGAAATGAAACATTTTGAAATTCTAAAGAAGTTATATTTTCAATCACAACAACCCCAATTTCATCATAGTCTCAATGTACGAAAGAATACTGATGGTGAGATTAAACCCTACGACAAAAATAACACTAGATACCACGGCAGAAGCCGTAA
This window of the Oligoflexia bacterium genome carries:
- a CDS encoding ATP-binding cassette domain-containing protein, encoding MIENITSLEFQNVSFQTDFGSILNGINLSISTGDIVWIQGDVGRGLILKIAAGLVKPTMGRCLINGKSIYEMTYEEFLPFRKSIGYGFAFGGLINSLTIKENLQLYHQYHRTTNDDTQQTMKFMIELFQLQNYLNQYPIKVPGRVRKWTCLARTFIAQPSVILLDDPASAIGLPILNVLRNWIIEKQKSTCMLISSDGPELFNGLDYKKIYLKNGNIVSEEYHQQEVA
- a CDS encoding peptide chain release factor 3, with the protein product MQSADQIKEITRRRTFAIISHPDAGKTTLTEKLLLYGGAIRQAGAVRAKTNQKHTTSDWMEIEKQRGISISTSALQFEYKGFRINLLDTPGHKDFSEDTYRTLTAADAAVMLIDAAKGVEPQTRKLFEVCRMRGLPIFTFINKLDRNGRDPLDLLDELEKVLGIRSCPMSWPIGMGADFRGVYDRQSNQVLLFQKSGEANAKTKLESIRVSGMDEPVFQEALELLELAGDPFDINRVLAGQLSPVFFGSAMNNFGVEHFLDRFIEIAPSPSARLSDKGKIEASSENFTGFIFKVQANMNPLHRDRVAFMRVCSGKFTRGMGVKHSRLKKEFKLNKPFHLFAQEREIIEEAFPGDIVGLIDTSGELRIGDTLSVGALVTYQGVPQFSPEFFANVICVDPLKRKQFQKGLDQLREEGVVQVYRQKYVGDQAPILGVVGVLQFEIFQYRLLSEYGVDVRIERLSYNLLRWVEGPEAEIEKIAMRSDNRRIEDRDGCAVFLFENEWALDWIIKNHPALKFSKIK
- a CDS encoding biotin transporter BioY translates to MTNDKAFIPQLFKEKGASRIHDALIVGSGAVLISLLAQVKIMLPYTPVPITGQTLGVGLVALLLGSKRGTASVLIYLLMGTFGLPVFAGGRAGMIWGSTTGYLLGMVGAAYLEGWLADRGWSSRFSTTWLSGILGSVVIFASGLAMLSFFVPTESLLAAGLFPFIAGDLIKTFLAAGIVTGTQKFYSQK
- a CDS encoding MlaD family protein — encoded protein: MSDLKVKFTRAEKIAGGFMATVLFGIAVTLCVVVYKQGWFASHVKYTVSFERAQGVFPGTKVEMTDLKIGHVESVEIQNDGQIIATISVLKKIQERIKEDSLIRVVRPFIIGDKALDLIVGTSSAKSLAPGGQIRSELSFDILESLDGRALAPYMKTFSEVAVSLKSLAEAFIDPKRTESLVKMFDRMAPLLDNLNNASLQFSSMSQQMTHNKNLQMAVENLAQTTLEMNKILKSSPDMAKNISEIVRTTSTVMQTLNQLMPAIQSMAPEMPKATHRAVEALNEV